One Deltaproteobacteria bacterium genomic window, GCGGTGCCGACCTCGCTCTGCGTGAACCCCTCGCTCACCGTGGCGGCGCTTGCCGAGCGCGCCTCGGCCCTGCTCCTGCGGCGGGCGGGCGACTACGGCGTCACGGTCGCGCCGGGATCGGCGCGGTGGTGGTGACTGGAGGACGACGATGAACACTCTCGATGGTACGGCGTTCGGCCGGCGGGCGTTCCTCAAGGGCACGAGCGCCGTCGCGGGCACGCTCGCTTCGCTCGCGGCCTTCGGCAAGCTCGTCGCGGAGGCGAGCTCGCAGACGACCTCGCTCCCGGTCCCGGAGTCTCTCCGCACACCCGAGGCCGGCCTCGCCGCCTTCGTCGCCAAGTGGCAGGCGGCCGGGCCGGCGATCGTGCTCACGCGCTTCGGCCGCTTCCTCTCGAACCGGATCTTCAACTGTCACGTGGCGGGCACGCCCCGGGCCTACAACATGTTCCTCGGCGCGGCGGGCGCGACGCTCGCGCCGGGGACGAACCCCTCGGCGCACGCGAACCTGATCCTCGACGAGGGGGACTGGAACGGGGTCCTCTTCGGCGACTTCACGGGCCTCGCGCCACTGGTCGCCGGCCGGGCCTTCCCGTCGCGCGACGAGGCGAACCGCGCCGCGCTCTGCCTGATCGTCATGTACATCTTCGCACACATCCCCGCCGGCGCGGACAACGACCCCGCGTTCCTCGCCAACCTGCTGCGCGACCTCGCCGCGCGGCAGGGGCTCCCCGAGTGCGAGGGTGAGCCGTCGACCTTCGAGCTCGTGGACGACCTCGAGGAGGACCCGACGGGGACGATCGAGGAGCTGGCGCTCGGGGCGACCCGCGCCCCCGGCGTGACCGCGACGCTCGCGAGCTGGGTCCAGGGGCTCCGCTTCGACCAGCTTCCGCCGGAGCAGGTTCGAGCCGCGAAGGACCAGCTGAAGAGCATCCTCGCCGTGATCTACGCGGGCTCGACGATGACGCCCGGCGTGAAGCTCACGAGCGCCGTCCGCTCGTTCCAGGATCGGTCCGAGGCCACCGTGATCGGGCGCAATCGCTTCGGCACCTCCGCGCGCCAGGCGGCGATGGCGAACAGCTTCCTCGCGCAGCTCCTCGAGTGGGAGGACTGGACGTTCCTCGCCCACTCGGGGGCGTCGATCGTCCCGGTCGTGCTGGCGGTGGGCGAGCTGGCGGGCACGAGCGGCATGCAGGTGCTGACGGCAATCGTCGCCGGCAACGAGATCGTGGCCCGGGCGGGCGAGTTCCTGACCGACGTGCTGCACACGGGGAACGCGCTCGCCATCCATCAGCTGGAGCTTCCGCTGCTGGCGGCGAAGCTCCTCGGTCTCGGTCCGGACGGGCTCCGCGACGCCTCCGGGATCGCCTGCACGCAGCCCCAGGTGACGTCGATCCCCGCGTGGACGGCCGACGCGAAGGGGCTCCTCACCGGGGCGCCGGCCTACACCGCCGTCCTCGCCGCGCAGCTCGCGGCCCAGGGGCTCACCGGCCGCCGCGACCTCCTCGAGAGCCCGCTCGGCTACTTCTACCGCGTGGCCGACATCGCGAGCCCCCGGCGCCTCGAGCGGGCCATCCGGGATCTCGGCACCGACTGGCGTTTCGCCCGGCAGTACTTCAACAAGCGCTACCCGACCGACGGCTTCCAGCTCCCGGCGGTCCACGCGACGCTGAACGTCCGCCGCCAGCTCCTCGCCGCCGGCGTCGACCCGGCGGCGCTCCCCGCCGTGGTCGAGCGCATCTTCGCCCGCATCCCGTTCGTCATGGCCTCGAGCGCGACCATGTTCAGCGAGGGGAAGAGCGCGATCCTCGACCGCGTCCTCGATCCGAACCAGCCGGACTTCACCTACATCGCGCTCCTCTTCGACGGTCCGTACGCGCTCGCCGCGGCGATGCGCGACGGCGAGCTCACGCAGCGGCAGTACCGGGACGACCGGGTCGGCGACCCCGGCCTGCGTGCGCTGTACGACAAGGTCCAGATGGTTCCCGACTTGACGATGGGCGTCTTCGGCGCGGAGGTCACCGTCAGCGTCGGCGGCCGGGACTACAAGAGCTTCGTCGACTGCATCCGCGAGAACGTCAATGCGGGCTTCACCGCCGACGACAAGTTCCGGCTCGCCGCCGCGGAGGTGCTGCCCGGAGCGCAGATGGCGCTGGTGCTCGACGCGATCGACCACCTCGAGCAGTTCGCCGACGTGCGCCGGTTCACGCGGCTCCTCTGAACTGAAGCGATCTGCTGTGGGACTTCAGGGCGCTCTCTGCGCCGGGTACTGGACCACCTGCTGGAAGGTGGGCCGGTTGACCCAGGGCATGGAGGGCACGGTCCCCCCACCGACGGCGCTGTACTGGATGTCGTCGAGCTCGGGGTTGCACCTGGCGGCGTCGTTCTGCCCCGATCCCGGGTCCGCACCGCCGGTGTCGTTGGCGCGCGAGCAGGTCCAGCGGGCGGGATCGCTGCTCCCGTAGAGGCTGGTGAGCTGGTCGATGGTGGACTGGAGCGCGCTCTTCAGCGCCGCCCGGCACGAAGCCAGGCTCCCCCCCCGGCCGTTGCGGCCGCCGCAGTAGACCTGCGAGTAGCCGTTCGGGATGCGCGGGTTCAGCGTCTGTCGCAGCGCCCGTTGCAGGTAGCCTTCCCAGCCACCGTCGTAGGCCGATCCCTGCGCCCGGGGCGGGTCGTTCAGCGGGTTGAGACCGGCGAGCAGGCCGAAGCTGTCGCCGTCGCTGCTGTTGGGGCGTGGCGCGAGCCACGGGTCGAAGACCGCATGGGCCAGGCGCGGGTAGAGCTTGTCCATGATGGCGACGGCGTTGCCCTGCTCGTAGCTGCCGCTGCCGCTGCGGTCGCGGCGGTGCGCCCCGGTCACCCCGGCTCCCCAGAAGGGGTCGGCCGCCCAGCTCTGCAGGATGCTCAACACCTGCGCCTGCGCGGCTGTCAACGCGGCTCCGCGCAGCACCGCCGCCATCTGCGGCACCAGCTGCGCGCCGTCGAGATCGACCGAGCCGGCGTCTTCCATGGCGTTGACGACGTCGGCCGGGGTGGCCAGCCGCGAGCCGAGGATGGCCCCGACGCGGTCGCTCAGAGACTGCACGCGAAAGACGGGGCCGTAGGCGAAGTTGCTGTCCGCCGCCGAGAATCCCGGCGCCGGCTTGTTGTTCCAGTTGGTGAAGAAGCCGCTCACCAGCGTACCGTTGACGATCGCGCCGCTCGGGGGAACGGTGCTCGCCCGCGGGTGGACGTCCGCGGCGGAGAGATCGATGGGGACGAAGCCCTGCCACTCCCACTCGCCGGTGCCCCAGGTCGGGAAGTTGGGGTTGACGTGAGGGTTGCGGATGGGAAGCTGGCCCGACATGTAGTAGGCGACGTCCCGGGAATCGACGTAGGTCCAGTTGAAGGTTCCCGTCTCCTTGCCGGCGGCGCGCTGGAAGTCGGTGGCGCCGTGGATGACGTCGGGGTCGTTCCACTCGAGGAAGGCCGGCGCGGACCCCAGCTCGTCGCCGAAGGTGGAGCGCTGCGAGGAGACCGCCACCGGGACGGGCTGGCCAGTGCCGGGATCGATGGCGGTGGTCCGGCCGATCACGGGGCCGTGGACCGTTCGCTCGATCTGGATGGTGAGCAGCACCGGAGGCTCGGGCGTCCCGGGCGAAGGCTTGCCGAACTGCACGTCGGTGCGCTCGTACATCGGCGTGCAACGGCCGTTGAACACGTAGGCCGTGCTGCTGAGAGTCGGCGGCGAGCCGTCGAGGTTGCAGAGCTTCTCGATCCACTGATCGATGATGTCGGCGCCGGCCGACGTGGCGCTCCAGGCGTAGTCGACACCACGCCCGAGCTCGACGAAGACCTCGGTGCCCGAGAAGGAGACTCCCCGCGCGTGCAGACCGGGGCCGTGCAGGTCGATCTCGTGGAGCAGCTGCGGGACGAAGTAGCCGGTCTGGGGACCGAAGACGGCGATGGGGTGCCCGGCCGCGCTGTGGGCGGCGTCGACGATGAGCTCGTTGCTGCCGTGCGGCAGCCCCTGTTGCAGAGCGGCAAGCAGCGGCGTCAGGTCCACGGTCACGCCGGCGGCACTGAACTGCCCGGGCGCCGCGCTCGGAGCGGGGTTGCAGTGGTTGTCGGTCGGGGGCGCCAGGGGCATGGCCAGCGACCTCGGGTCGAGGCTCGAGGCCGGTGGGACCTGCTCGTAGTTGAAGCTCGTGTTGATGCTGGT contains:
- a CDS encoding MmgE/PrpD family protein — encoded protein: MNTLDGTAFGRRAFLKGTSAVAGTLASLAAFGKLVAEASSQTTSLPVPESLRTPEAGLAAFVAKWQAAGPAIVLTRFGRFLSNRIFNCHVAGTPRAYNMFLGAAGATLAPGTNPSAHANLILDEGDWNGVLFGDFTGLAPLVAGRAFPSRDEANRAALCLIVMYIFAHIPAGADNDPAFLANLLRDLAARQGLPECEGEPSTFELVDDLEEDPTGTIEELALGATRAPGVTATLASWVQGLRFDQLPPEQVRAAKDQLKSILAVIYAGSTMTPGVKLTSAVRSFQDRSEATVIGRNRFGTSARQAAMANSFLAQLLEWEDWTFLAHSGASIVPVVLAVGELAGTSGMQVLTAIVAGNEIVARAGEFLTDVLHTGNALAIHQLELPLLAAKLLGLGPDGLRDASGIACTQPQVTSIPAWTADAKGLLTGAPAYTAVLAAQLAAQGLTGRRDLLESPLGYFYRVADIASPRRLERAIRDLGTDWRFARQYFNKRYPTDGFQLPAVHATLNVRRQLLAAGVDPAALPAVVERIFARIPFVMASSATMFSEGKSAILDRVLDPNQPDFTYIALLFDGPYALAAAMRDGELTQRQYRDDRVGDPGLRALYDKVQMVPDLTMGVFGAEVTVSVGGRDYKSFVDCIRENVNAGFTADDKFRLAAAEVLPGAQMALVLDAIDHLEQFADVRRFTRLL
- a CDS encoding penicillin acylase family protein, which translates into the protein MIDRRERTGLVTVLAAGLLVVNTPAVGAGSCVSEAGPVGAAFEDCSGGQVFNLVPPGQAGTYNMADFLKAQAGQGFPPHTRDQEPLYADLLDVAPNLRDADISTFYKDASFLADLSQAERVETFPLHPGTVIIRDKQFGVPHIFGVTRADTEFGSGFASAEDRLFEMDVLRHVGRAQVTSFVGPSPANIAMDCSVAASAGYSESELQQQVDDFAARHPDPIVIDGVQTTEGQQIADDAQAFVDGVNEYIAEAQVDATKMPAEYALLQIPLLPWKATDIVATATLVQAIFAIGGGNEVASALLYRSLVDRHGQAKGAAIWSDLRSQNDPEARTSINTSFNYEQVPPASSLDPRSLAMPLAPPTDNHCNPAPSAAPGQFSAAGVTVDLTPLLAALQQGLPHGSNELIVDAAHSAAGHPIAVFGPQTGYFVPQLLHEIDLHGPGLHARGVSFSGTEVFVELGRGVDYAWSATSAGADIIDQWIEKLCNLDGSPPTLSSTAYVFNGRCTPMYERTDVQFGKPSPGTPEPPVLLTIQIERTVHGPVIGRTTAIDPGTGQPVPVAVSSQRSTFGDELGSAPAFLEWNDPDVIHGATDFQRAAGKETGTFNWTYVDSRDVAYYMSGQLPIRNPHVNPNFPTWGTGEWEWQGFVPIDLSAADVHPRASTVPPSGAIVNGTLVSGFFTNWNNKPAPGFSAADSNFAYGPVFRVQSLSDRVGAILGSRLATPADVVNAMEDAGSVDLDGAQLVPQMAAVLRGAALTAAQAQVLSILQSWAADPFWGAGVTGAHRRDRSGSGSYEQGNAVAIMDKLYPRLAHAVFDPWLAPRPNSSDGDSFGLLAGLNPLNDPPRAQGSAYDGGWEGYLQRALRQTLNPRIPNGYSQVYCGGRNGRGGSLASCRAALKSALQSTIDQLTSLYGSSDPARWTCSRANDTGGADPGSGQNDAARCNPELDDIQYSAVGGGTVPSMPWVNRPTFQQVVQYPAQRAP